Proteins from a single region of Sporosarcina sp. P33:
- a CDS encoding (Fe-S)-binding protein, producing the protein MKVSLFITCLVDMFYAETGKDMAEVLEKQGCELSFPKGQVCCGQPAYNSGYVESSKSAMKNMIKAFEGADYVVTPSGSCAAMFKLYPDVFKDDPKWLPRAQELADKTYEFTQFLVNVLKTENVGAKLTGKATYHPSCHMTRLLGAKEEPGKLLAQVEGLEMIPLPNAHNCCGFGGTFSVKMGDISEQMVDEKVNSAIMTEADYVIGADCGCLMNIGGRAERSGKPIRVMHIAQVLNSHE; encoded by the coding sequence ATGAAAGTAAGTTTATTTATTACTTGTCTGGTGGATATGTTTTATGCAGAGACCGGCAAAGACATGGCGGAAGTATTGGAGAAACAAGGTTGTGAACTGTCATTTCCTAAAGGCCAAGTCTGCTGCGGACAGCCGGCCTATAACAGCGGATATGTAGAAAGCTCAAAATCCGCTATGAAGAATATGATCAAGGCATTTGAAGGAGCTGACTATGTAGTGACCCCCTCCGGATCCTGTGCCGCGATGTTTAAATTATATCCGGACGTATTTAAGGATGATCCGAAGTGGCTGCCGAGAGCGCAAGAGCTGGCAGACAAAACGTATGAGTTCACGCAATTTCTTGTCAATGTTCTAAAGACAGAAAATGTAGGAGCGAAACTGACAGGAAAAGCAACGTATCATCCATCCTGCCATATGACCCGATTACTTGGCGCCAAGGAAGAGCCGGGGAAATTGCTGGCGCAAGTGGAGGGACTCGAGATGATCCCGTTGCCGAACGCACATAATTGCTGCGGCTTTGGCGGAACATTCTCCGTTAAAATGGGCGACATTTCTGAACAGATGGTAGATGAGAAGGTGAACAGCGCCATCATGACGGAAGCAGATTATGTAATTGGTGCAGACTGCGGCTGCCTGATGAATATCGGAGGACGCGCTGAGCGTTCGGGTAAGCCGATCCGGGTCATGCATATCGCGCAAGTACTGAACAGTCACGAATAA
- a CDS encoding FadR/GntR family transcriptional regulator, producing MQYKQIKPKKIYEEVADALVHLIRSGKLKPGDKLDSVQQLAQNFNVGRSAVREALTSLRAMGLIEMRQGEGTYVLEFSSDGLKFPLHSAMLMSEEDVFHLLGVRKILEAGAAHAAAVNRTDEDLVKMEEALVEMKQHAGDIVLGEKADLDFHFAVARASGNPILVSLMNHVSDLMSESMRETRRICLYSKTAAADRLHEEHEAILTAIKNQSPDAAALNMQAHLQNVESVLSEYMRTLHP from the coding sequence TTGCAATATAAGCAGATTAAGCCTAAAAAGATATATGAAGAAGTAGCAGATGCATTGGTTCATCTGATCCGGTCCGGAAAATTAAAGCCTGGAGATAAATTAGATTCTGTCCAGCAGCTGGCACAAAATTTCAATGTAGGAAGATCGGCTGTCCGGGAGGCCTTGACATCCTTACGGGCGATGGGCTTAATTGAAATGCGTCAGGGGGAAGGGACGTATGTATTGGAATTTTCATCAGACGGCCTGAAGTTCCCTCTTCATAGCGCGATGCTCATGAGCGAAGAAGATGTTTTTCATTTGCTTGGCGTCCGAAAAATATTAGAAGCAGGGGCTGCACACGCGGCGGCTGTTAATAGAACAGATGAGGATCTAGTAAAGATGGAAGAAGCTCTAGTTGAAATGAAACAACACGCAGGCGATATCGTCCTGGGTGAAAAAGCAGATTTAGATTTTCATTTTGCAGTTGCCCGTGCAAGCGGCAATCCGATCTTGGTCAGTCTGATGAATCACGTATCAGATTTAATGAGTGAATCCATGAGAGAAACGCGAAGAATTTGTCTGTATTCGAAGACTGCGGCCGCAGACCGTCTGCATGAAGAGCACGAAGCAATACTTACAGCCATCAAAAATCAATCGCCTGATGCTGCGGCACTGAATATGCAGGCACATTTACAAAATGTAGAATCAGTTTTATCCGAGTATATGCGCACGTTACATCCATAA
- a CDS encoding methionine biosynthesis PLP-dependent protein, producing the protein MTNSGLETRLVQLGNHSDEKTGAVNPPIYMSTAYHHDGLGKSTGYDYTRTKNPTRSVLEDGIADLESGDQGFACSSGMAAIQLILSLFKTGDELLAPEDLYGGTYRLFTQYENTYNITTNYLSFENVSEVEQAITERTRAIFLETPTNPLMQNITISTYAKLAKKHGLLLIVDNTFLTPYFQRPIEEGADIVIHSATKYIGGHNDVLAGLVVAKGEELCERLFTSHNAIGATLSPFDSWLVVRGLKTLHLRMKQHDANAKAMVSYLEQEPLISDVLYAGVGGMLSFRVQNSEWVGPFLENMKLISFAESLGGVESFITYPTTQTHMDIPVEERNRRGVDDRLLRFSVGVEEAEDLIADVKQALYAAKEAAEGVKIQ; encoded by the coding sequence ATGACAAACAGCGGATTAGAAACGAGATTAGTACAACTAGGCAATCACAGTGACGAAAAAACAGGGGCGGTTAATCCGCCAATCTATATGTCGACAGCCTACCATCACGACGGGCTCGGCAAATCTACGGGGTATGATTACACGAGAACAAAAAATCCCACACGTTCTGTACTTGAAGATGGAATCGCAGATTTGGAGTCCGGAGATCAGGGATTCGCGTGCAGTTCCGGTATGGCAGCCATTCAGCTCATCTTATCTCTTTTCAAAACCGGGGACGAACTGCTTGCGCCTGAAGACTTGTACGGCGGTACGTACCGTCTGTTTACTCAATACGAAAATACGTATAACATCACGACAAACTATCTGTCATTTGAAAATGTTTCAGAAGTGGAGCAGGCTATCACGGAACGCACAAGAGCTATTTTCCTGGAGACGCCTACGAATCCATTAATGCAAAATATTACAATCAGCACTTATGCAAAGCTCGCCAAAAAGCACGGACTGCTGCTCATCGTAGACAATACATTCCTGACCCCTTATTTTCAGCGTCCGATTGAAGAAGGAGCAGACATTGTCATCCATAGCGCGACTAAATATATCGGCGGTCACAATGATGTGCTTGCAGGGCTTGTCGTGGCAAAAGGTGAAGAATTATGTGAACGACTGTTTACTAGCCATAACGCCATCGGAGCGACACTGTCTCCATTTGATTCTTGGCTGGTAGTACGCGGCCTGAAAACTTTGCATTTGCGCATGAAACAACATGATGCCAATGCTAAAGCGATGGTCTCCTATTTGGAACAAGAACCTCTCATTTCAGATGTACTGTATGCAGGCGTCGGCGGCATGCTGTCGTTCCGTGTACAGAACAGCGAGTGGGTCGGTCCGTTTCTGGAGAATATGAAGTTAATTTCATTTGCTGAAAGTTTGGGCGGAGTGGAAAGCTTCATTACCTATCCGACTACGCAAACGCATATGGATATACCGGTTGAGGAACGGAATCGACGCGGCGTAGACGACCGTCTGCTGCGTTTCTCTGTCGGCGTGGAAGAGGCGGAAGACCTGATCGCTGACGTCAAACAGGCCCTTTATGCTGCAAAGGAAGCTGCAGAAGGCGTGAAGATACAATAA
- a CDS encoding LutB/LldF family L-lactate oxidation iron-sulfur protein → MAMKFSKKNFTDRTKDNISDEFMRQAVAGAQERLHGRRLDAAEELGNWEEWRSHGEEIRQHVLENLDYYLHQLSENVAARGGHVFFAKTAEEASAYVREVIEKKDGKKVVKSKSMVTEEINLNTVLEEAGCEVIETDLGEYILQIDDHDPPSHIVAPALHKNREQIREVFEEKLGYRRTSKPEELALHAREMLRQEFLDADIGITGCNFAIADTGSISLVTNEGNARLVSALPKTQITVMGMERVVPSFEEFEVLVSLLTRSAVGQKLTSYVTALTGPRDEGDADGPEEFHLVIVDNGRSEILGTEFQSVLQCIRCAACVNVCPVYRHIGGHSYGSIYSGPIGAVLSPLLGGYDDFKELPFASTLCGACTDACPVKIPLHELLHTHRRIIVEEEGRSPISERLAMKAFGIGASSNPLYSMGAKMAAAAMKPLTKNDRISTGPGPLKEWTDLREFPAVGNTRFRDWFYDQKGGE, encoded by the coding sequence ATGGCTATGAAATTCAGCAAGAAGAACTTTACGGATCGTACTAAAGATAATATTTCTGACGAATTTATGCGGCAGGCAGTAGCAGGCGCGCAAGAACGATTGCACGGCAGAAGGCTCGATGCAGCGGAAGAGCTGGGGAATTGGGAAGAATGGCGTTCGCATGGAGAAGAAATCCGTCAGCATGTGCTCGAAAACCTGGACTATTATTTGCATCAGCTGAGTGAAAATGTGGCAGCACGCGGCGGTCATGTGTTTTTCGCCAAGACTGCCGAAGAAGCAAGTGCGTACGTCAGGGAGGTCATCGAGAAAAAAGACGGGAAGAAAGTTGTGAAGTCGAAATCGATGGTCACGGAAGAAATTAATTTGAATACGGTTCTCGAAGAAGCGGGCTGCGAAGTAATTGAGACTGATTTGGGAGAGTATATTTTGCAAATAGATGATCATGATCCGCCTTCTCATATCGTAGCACCGGCGCTTCATAAAAACAGAGAACAGATTCGGGAAGTGTTTGAAGAAAAATTGGGGTACCGCCGCACATCCAAGCCTGAAGAACTGGCGCTGCATGCCCGGGAAATGCTTCGTCAAGAATTTTTGGATGCGGATATTGGTATTACGGGCTGTAATTTTGCGATAGCGGATACGGGTTCAATCAGCCTGGTGACCAATGAAGGAAATGCGAGACTTGTATCTGCATTACCGAAAACGCAAATCACCGTGATGGGCATGGAAAGAGTGGTCCCTTCCTTTGAGGAGTTTGAAGTGCTTGTCAGTTTATTGACCCGAAGTGCAGTCGGACAGAAGCTGACAAGCTATGTGACTGCTTTGACAGGCCCGCGTGATGAAGGGGATGCGGACGGTCCGGAAGAATTCCATCTGGTCATCGTTGACAATGGCCGGTCCGAAATTCTCGGTACAGAATTCCAGTCAGTTCTGCAATGTATCCGCTGTGCGGCCTGTGTCAATGTCTGTCCGGTGTACCGTCATATCGGCGGCCACTCGTACGGTTCGATTTATTCAGGTCCAATCGGCGCGGTACTGTCACCGCTGCTCGGCGGATATGATGACTTCAAAGAGCTGCCGTTTGCTTCCACATTATGCGGAGCCTGCACAGATGCCTGTCCTGTGAAAATTCCTCTTCATGAACTGCTTCATACACATCGCAGAATCATCGTTGAAGAAGAAGGGCGTTCGCCTATTTCCGAACGGCTTGCGATGAAAGCATTTGGAATTGGTGCGTCTTCCAATCCGCTGTATTCCATGGGAGCGAAGATGGCGGCTGCTGCAATGAAGCCGCTGACGAAAAATGACCGGATTTCAACAGGTCCCGGTCCATTGAAAGAATGGACAGATTTGCGGGAATTCCCGGCAGTCGGCAACACCCGTTTCCGGGACTGGTTCTATGATCAGAAAGGGGGCGAATGA
- a CDS encoding lactate utilization protein C gives MAGTIQNRESFLSSIAAQLGREPKMNADKPVWKYQPQRKVLQDASADELLEVLRAQCKQIHTDLIETKKAELPTVLHEAVNRYGGGPLSLWKDDRFAEYGLDELLDTIWPSEQITVNSWDVSLGDKNIELAEQANIGITFSDMTLAESGTVVLFSSADKGRSVSLLPAHYIALVPKSTLVPRITQASDMIRQKLDEGGQVPSCINFITGPSNSADIEMNLVIGVHGPVKAMYIVIDDC, from the coding sequence ATGGCCGGAACCATTCAAAACCGCGAAAGTTTCCTTTCATCAATCGCCGCGCAGTTAGGCCGTGAACCGAAAATGAATGCAGACAAGCCTGTGTGGAAATATCAGCCGCAACGCAAAGTACTGCAGGATGCTTCGGCCGATGAATTGCTGGAAGTGCTGCGTGCACAATGCAAACAAATTCATACCGATTTAATTGAGACAAAGAAAGCTGAGCTGCCCACCGTGCTGCATGAAGCAGTAAACAGATATGGCGGGGGTCCGTTGTCGCTTTGGAAAGATGACCGATTTGCAGAATATGGATTAGATGAGCTGCTGGATACCATATGGCCTTCAGAACAAATTACCGTCAATAGTTGGGATGTTTCTCTTGGGGATAAAAATATTGAGCTTGCCGAGCAGGCCAATATCGGCATTACGTTCAGCGACATGACCCTTGCGGAATCAGGTACAGTCGTCCTGTTCAGCAGTGCGGATAAAGGACGTTCGGTCAGCCTGCTGCCTGCACATTACATCGCGCTGGTTCCGAAAAGTACGCTGGTTCCAAGAATTACTCAGGCATCGGATATGATCCGGCAGAAACTGGATGAAGGCGGGCAAGTTCCATCTTGCATCAACTTTATTACGGGTCCAAGCAACTCTGCAGATATCGAGATGAATCTGGTCATCGGTGTACACGGCCCTGTAAAAGCAATGTACATCGTAATAGATGATTGTTGA
- a CDS encoding multidrug efflux SMR transporter has protein sequence MAWAYVALAAVVEIFWVVGLRYSETVWQWAGTGAAIIFSFYFIIKACEKLPSGTVYAVFTGSGAAAILLVDIFVFHAGFTWITLSFIGLIVIGVVGIKMTTDEHGEQKGDG, from the coding sequence ATGGCTTGGGCGTATGTTGCATTAGCCGCTGTTGTAGAGATTTTCTGGGTTGTCGGTCTCCGATACTCGGAAACGGTCTGGCAATGGGCGGGAACGGGCGCAGCGATTATTTTCAGTTTTTACTTCATTATAAAAGCATGTGAAAAACTGCCTTCAGGAACTGTCTATGCAGTCTTTACAGGATCAGGAGCCGCAGCCATTCTGCTCGTTGATATATTTGTCTTCCATGCAGGGTTCACCTGGATTACGCTGTCTTTCATTGGATTAATTGTCATTGGGGTTGTCGGTATTAAAATGACGACAGATGAACATGGCGAGCAGAAGGGGGACGGCTGA
- a CDS encoding Jag N-terminal domain-containing protein produces MKRAVTVQANTVDEAILQALEILKLHREQVHVEILTNPGRRLHQNW; encoded by the coding sequence TTGAAAAGGGCAGTTACGGTCCAGGCGAACACGGTAGATGAGGCGATTTTACAAGCATTGGAGATATTAAAATTACATCGTGAACAAGTGCATGTAGAAATCCTGACGAATCCGGGCAGACGGCTGCATCAAAATTGGTAA
- a CDS encoding multidrug efflux SMR transporter: MAWVYLIIASLGEIFGVMSINYYLQNRSVKRLLLIVGIFGFGFVFLSLAMREIQMSTAYAVWTGLGAAGAVLMGILIFKEPASGKRLFFLSLIILGAVGLKLFG, from the coding sequence ATGGCATGGGTTTATTTAATTATTGCCAGTCTTGGCGAAATTTTCGGTGTAATGAGCATCAATTATTACTTACAGAACCGCTCCGTAAAACGCCTGTTACTGATCGTCGGAATCTTTGGTTTTGGGTTTGTTTTTCTGTCATTGGCTATGCGGGAAATTCAGATGAGTACTGCTTACGCGGTATGGACAGGCTTAGGCGCAGCAGGTGCGGTGTTAATGGGGATATTGATTTTTAAGGAGCCGGCAAGTGGTAAGAGACTGTTCTTCTTATCACTCATTATTTTAGGTGCAGTAGGATTAAAATTATTCGGCTGA
- a CDS encoding type 1 glutamine amidotransferase domain-containing protein, whose amino-acid sequence MAKIAAVLGDMFEDSEYLKPAAAYKEAGHEVEVIGAEKGSEVTGLKENTKVKIDKTIDDAKSSDYDALFIPGGFSPDILRADNRFVKFAKEFMDADKPVFAICHGPQLLITAKALEGRDATGYKSIRVDMEYAGVKYADKEVVVCQNQLVTSRQPDDIPAFNRESLKLLEK is encoded by the coding sequence ATGGCTAAAATTGCAGCAGTACTTGGAGACATGTTTGAGGATTCGGAATACCTGAAACCGGCCGCCGCATATAAGGAAGCTGGTCACGAAGTAGAAGTGATCGGTGCGGAAAAAGGGTCAGAAGTGACCGGTTTGAAGGAAAATACAAAGGTGAAAATCGATAAAACAATTGATGATGCCAAATCATCTGATTACGACGCATTGTTTATTCCAGGAGGATTTTCTCCGGATATTTTGCGCGCAGATAATCGCTTTGTGAAATTCGCCAAAGAATTCATGGATGCAGACAAACCTGTATTTGCTATTTGTCACGGTCCGCAGTTACTGATCACAGCAAAAGCGCTGGAAGGGCGCGATGCAACAGGTTATAAATCTATTCGCGTGGATATGGAATACGCCGGCGTGAAATATGCAGACAAAGAAGTCGTGGTGTGTCAGAACCAGCTTGTAACAAGCCGTCAGCCGGATGACATCCCCGCTTTTAACCGTGAATCATTAAAATTGCTGGAAAAATAA
- a CDS encoding methylated-DNA--[protein]-cysteine S-methyltransferase — translation MIYWNSFDIEHGLVALAATEKGVCYIGLGEGSEERMKNWLSRQFGEAAVMQDADRLSDAAAEISKYLSGEIRQFVSPFDSIGTSFQLAVWEVLRDIPYGETAAYSDIAESIGRPAAVRAVASAIGKNPLLLIVPCHRVIGKNGSLSGYRDGLQWKERLLCLEKEFAGLC, via the coding sequence ATGATTTACTGGAACAGTTTTGATATAGAGCATGGCCTTGTTGCGCTTGCTGCAACTGAAAAGGGTGTCTGCTACATCGGTCTTGGAGAAGGCAGTGAAGAACGTATGAAAAACTGGCTGTCGAGGCAGTTTGGTGAAGCGGCAGTTATGCAGGATGCAGACAGATTATCGGATGCTGCAGCAGAAATCAGCAAGTACTTGTCCGGTGAAATCCGCCAATTTGTTTCACCGTTCGATAGCATCGGCACGTCATTTCAGCTTGCTGTTTGGGAAGTGCTGCGGGACATTCCCTATGGCGAAACTGCTGCCTATTCAGATATCGCAGAATCAATCGGACGTCCGGCTGCTGTCCGGGCCGTTGCATCGGCAATTGGAAAAAACCCTTTGTTGCTGATAGTTCCGTGTCACCGGGTCATTGGAAAAAACGGAAGTCTGTCCGGCTATCGTGATGGGCTCCAATGGAAAGAACGCTTACTTTGTCTGGAGAAGGAATTTGCAGGACTTTGTTGA